In the genome of Phragmites australis chromosome 9, lpPhrAust1.1, whole genome shotgun sequence, the window GAGTGCACCAGGGATGTTCGTGAGAGGACTTGACCTTGCGTTTTTGGGATATGTTCTCAtatgtcacaactcacaactACTCTAAACACCCCAGGAGCACCATCAAAACTCAGACTAATAGGGAAAACAAAATCAAGCAAAGGGAGGGAAACCATGAAAACCAGGAGAAAACTAGGGAAATCAAAACTTGGGCTAGGAGGTATATAGCCAGATCATGCCAAGATCAACATCTCCAAAAATCTGTACAGAAatttaaaatcaagaaaacctcTTGCCTGTAGGCAAAGAACACTTCTTATGAACACCAAAAGAGATGAGACTTGTAGGAGAAAAGATTGCATTCAAACCATGATGTCACCACCCTTCCTCCCTCTTTTGGTGGAAAACAAGAAAGATTACAAATTCTCTCAAGAAcacatctctctctttctctcttttctaaACTTAGTACACAAACTAAAATGTGAGGCAATTAACTCTAGACTCTAACAAACTCCATCCTCTATGTATAAGCATATTTTGGAGCTCCCCAAAATACACCTTCATAGCAGAGTTCACAAAACCGTTGAAAACCACTCGATATTTGTGAAAATGGTCAATTCGGTCCGCACCGCATTTTGAATTCGACCAGTTTtcaattttaaattaaaaaaattcaaacaaaattcaaaaaaatatatataaatactagagacaattctaagaccttttgtgaatttttttcaaaaataatattgtttgcatcatatttcatggagaggaagtttgaaaaaaaatactaaaatggGCCATATGAACAGGATGATTTGGCAcatcacgttaaggaaaaacttaacatgtgaacatatatttttttgtatGTAGGGTGTATCTTAataggatatttaaaattggtttcacttcatttggagtttaattaatttctccatgatttttacaaagttccaaagcataaagtgaacatgttaagaaacaacaatgtaattaactttttttcatttctaccattattttttctacataaagcacagtataagtaaactaataaaagtagtttcactaattttggaggtgttatggattaaatatgaattaatctagttgcaacacatttacacaatcatgcatactaaaataactatttagtgagttcatgtatttttaaaagacataggattatgtaacaagactaacaaaattggtttcattatttttggattagcaaagaattaactatgcatttaactagttttagcaaatacattttctcacagaaaatattcaacttttttatgagtataaatactttattatgtagataatgttacaaggaaaccaaaaaaaaattatttcacttgatttgaagctcagatgaattagttattgattttacaagtttgagctatttttttgttttttgttgaacttcacttcAATTTGGGAAATGCGCTCGGTAAATCGTTAAATTCGACTGGTTTTCAACAAATTCATTCGGAATGCGGACAATTTGGAAAATTCAATCGATTTTCGATTGGATTCGAGTGGTTACCAAATGATCGATTCAATCAGTTTTTGTCTTcgatttacaaatttgaccgAGTGAATTTGGCCGAATTATCATTGAATTTTGAGCATTTTTTCCGATATTCATGAATTTAGGAAATTAGCTGGGTAGCGATTTTCATTCCCCAAATGATTTTGTAAACTCTGCTTCATAGTACCCCTCCAGGAGCATTTCTTTTCATCCATGTCACTTTCCTTCACCTGAACGCATTCGGgaccttcacaacttagcttcgtctcaacACCACCTTCGAGATGATGTCATATGCACCATCATTCTCCATGCAGCCTATGGTTTTGAGATCAATCCATAAAACCCTATGTATGCTTTTCAAACTGTGACTTTCACTGCTTTAACTCCTAAGCAAGACTTCTATGTCGACACGTGTCACCTCGTCTCATCCTAATCGTCTACCACTTCCACTTGTGAAGTTTAATCAAAGGAGGAAATGTTTACAATCCCGCACACACCTTATGGTTTTGGGGTGCTATTTATATTGCCAAATCATGTAAAGTTTTAGATCCTACAAATGTGGCATTAGTTGCCGTGTACTCAGGGAGAACGTGAGCTAACGACTAGCCTGAAGACTAGGACCTGGCTGAAGAATAGGACTAATAGAACGACTAAGTACAACATCATTTCTTTCACACCACTCCCACAAATTAACTGCCTGCCGCCAGCACCTGGCCTCCGGCTCCTGTCAACTCGTTGTCTTCATCAATCTTGGTGCATCTTGACCGGCCGCCTACGTGTGTACTTTGTGGATAGCCGCGCCATTGATTGCACCCGCCGTCATCCCGATCGCCTTGGCCTAGTCGATGCTCCTCCcactaccggagacagcttctttgccgagtgcctcaggcactcggcaaaggacgatatacactcggcaaaggctttgccgagtgctacactcggcaaagggcgctcggtaaaaaatttgtcggcaaagacctctttgccgagtgcaatttatcgggcactcggcaaatgctttgccgagtgctaagctgacactcggcaaaggcctccgctttgccgagcgccaatgaatcaaacactcggcaaaggtggcgtctgtgccgagtgccacctggaggacactcggcaaacaggccatctttgccgagtgcctggaccgtggctctcggcaaagcggaggcctctttgccgagtgtcatggccattgcactcggcaaagtgactgaaaacagccttttttatttgtttttgacatcccatccaaacaaacagatatatatatatataacaaacatcaccaacatcacatatatatcatcaacagcacatacatatcaccaacaacacatatatatcacaaacatcacatgtctcacaatatatcacaaataagttcacaagtaatccaagtgctccatcatctacaaccataattgcaaatagaagtaccattaacaactacaagtatcatcaccaagatggtcaatgaaactgatttggtgaatgattcgctgaagcatgaggatcgttcgatgccgccgattgattctgcacaaaggagaagagattgcatgtgtgagacaagataaatatataccatacatgaataaaattttcatactccactaggtttgaccataagcatgaacatacaaactaaaacatttatactcacaggagtagaatagtgaggaggtggaggtggaggtggagcgaatagcgaaggtggcggagtcacacccgtagcggcgccaatactttgcatgtactgaagaatctccaccatcctccgctgctcggcctccatcgtcgcctgcatttgctcccgtatcctcctctcttgttccagctgggcctacaatatattcaccctaatgttacaataatgcaaaggaaaggtatgaaaaaaccaatgaacgacgaataaaccaggaataacctcgagtgcctccacccggtggtgtgaagtgtccttccgaggtcgtatggccgggctcgtgctcatgctgcttgctcgaatctgggagagactgggagtagcggccgagtcgattgcgccgtcgccaatccagtatcgcccatgcttcttgcctcctcccaccctcatgacgacttctccatcaaggtcctcggtgctcggatcgtactctggcacatggacctcccttgccatcgatgtgtactcactaaggcggttgtggacggtcgcattgctgtacgcctcgggcccgtcctccgggttgtagtcgacgtcggacgtcgccttgcccttgtgggccatagcaaatgccttgaagatggagcaaggctggccaccatgtgacgccgactgcgagaaaaacagcaagatgattagaaatcatgcagaattgagcgttagaataaataaatgaattcgcgtacccatgtttctgcgtatccgctgaggttgcggctgccttgatggtgtgctacacctggcatcatcaaacgccgctcccggcacaagttgtgcgtctcctcccactcgcgtgagcaccacttgtccaccatctgttcccagcactggggatgcgcggcgcaccaataaggaatcatctacaggccatcaagtacatgacatatcagaagatgaaattaagcctacttaatctcaaaaggaatcagtattaatgttctgtatttacctgcaggtactggtcccgggtcagcgtcatggttcttgcgtcccttttggtgaccttcgttccaacgacggtcccatggtaagttacgacggcctggatgcgcgcctcgtaatgcatgtccacgacgagttttttgcagcatttggtagccaccgcatccgccctggcctcatgtccgtcctggcatctaaagaaatcctgcatacaaacacgatgtatccattccttatttcaagaatgtccaataaatacgatgtattgagcaatgtagtgcgaggaagacttacccacagctcttgcttcacccgctccgccttgttgttgaataccctgtgggcccgatctgcagcatcgggggcggcggcgtagtggtcaaacgagtaggccggccccgtcactccggcgtactcaaccaggccagggaagtgctccttgtacagaagaccgaggatgccattgacttggcgtgtgtgagcacctccactcgccacaatcgtccagttcctgcccaagtgattaacaatcgtccaatttctattttgatattcaacatatcatataaagtagtgataacatctaaagttacttacttttccccctcgggtcgaatcagcgggcgtctctcacgaggtatcggtcgctgagggaggctcgcgggacctcgcaagtagacgctggacgaactagaggaagcggaaccccctgctgtcgcctcctccagcgcatcctcctgcgcctcctcctgcgcgtcctcctgcgcctcctcggcgtcctcctggggcacctgctcctcctcctcctcctcacgcgacggggcggcaggcgacgactccctcctgcggctgctcctccttgtccttcggtacaaggacgttagcttcctcatcccaccgcccaccatctttgttcaatcacctgcaattaaaaagagtaaaccaataagcacagataaacaagaagtacttagaaagagatgcaaaataaacaaaacgtaattacaaaataacatagtattacatgtattagaaataatcttcatgatcgggattagctggatcataagtctcatcatcactatcaatcatgtcgaaataatcaacactatccgaatgagcaatgttgccattgtcattgtctaaatgtaatcgctcaagcatttgtaagtccttcacattttgcacctcatctccaacgtcctcttcaataaccgtttcattgtctacttccattctGATCGCTTCAgttaagtctatctcaaacctcccttctagtccctcttcttgaaagaactctccgtcatatgtgtttgggtctaagttgtaatcttcatcgtttgggacaggcactttaccgtgtggcgataccctgtgcacaatatcccaacccttaagatgccttatggtttgacacgcatatgggagataataaacttgcgtggcctgttgggccacaatatagacatcgtctcctggtaagacagaatcctgtcgaatttcgactagcccaagattacaatatgtccgcctcgttacttcaggatcaaaccaatggtatttaaatatgacgggattaaaaggtttggaaccatgaaacttgagttcgtatatttcttcaattcttccataatactcgacctcatcaacgccgggcgtaaaaactccggaacttgtggttcttcgattgggccgactctgctcgtagcttgttgtgcgaaagcgatatccattcacgtcataaccagaaaatgacctgaccctataggcaaagCCATCGGCAACCTGTCTCAACTCGGCTTAAAACCTTGCTGAGATATCCGAAGAAGTTGCTTAAAACCTTGctgagattcttcggtttgcaagcatcgtacgtgataacttgcttaaaatcttctcaaatttttatgacagcctccacatatggtatcatgatatcttgacaagtttcaagattttcggactttgtttgctttttatacaatttaaaaacaactcgatcgcaagttcgtggtcatgtttcgtgaccttgatattcgaaattggtggtatgttcctggatacggtctcacaatatactaaataacatgaatatcatttttccattcattttttttcattattcgaatgactagcagttataatttgaattatccaagaaaattcaattaattgaaatgaattaaagaaatatagaaaaagtccaagaaatgtgccacattggaacatggagtaccaggtactgtatgagtactgtagaaaaaatttggaggccaaaaggagggaaaaaaattaaggtttgccgagtgttaaaaattacactcggcaaagaccctctttgccgagtgccagatgtttgccgagcgcttgctctctggcactcggcaaagatactcctttgccgagtgtcctatttctggcactcggcaaagagggtctttgccgagtgccagatgtttaccgagtgctttacctctggaactcggcaaagaccctctttgccgagtgtccgataaaaagcactcggcaaagtatgggacactcggcaaagacgccgtctccggtagtgtcCATTGACCTGCATGTGaagagacaagaaaacacaCTTTCTATCCATTCCAAGAGCTCTCTGCTCTCGTCATCCTCAACTCCGAGTTAGCACATATACCTCCATCCAAACGACAAGTAAACATGAAATGTGTTAAATCCCCAAAGCCCTCCAAATCTCAATTTCAATAAATATATCAAATCCAAGACAATTATTCATCACAAGTCATTTATCGACCATGCATGGTCTCTCAACTAAAAAATCGTCACGGCGTACGCAAGAGTAGCATTCGATACTCCCAGCTGTCGCACAGCAAGCCCTTTAAAATACATAATCTCCGGGTACGCATAAGTATACATGCTGCATACGTATACATACTTATTGACGTACGGACATACGGTGGGGGTATAGTACGTGGAGCTCGAGCTATAGCTTCAGTTGAAGCTGATGGGGTAGACGTGCTGCATGTTGGGGTAGAAGAGCCCCCAGTTCTGCTCCACGCCGCTCTCCTTCAGGTTCTCGTTGAACATGGAGAAGAGGTACGtctcggtggcgcccgggtggCGCGGCGTTCCCCGCCCGACGTGGTTGATCAGGTTCTGGTTGTAGATACTCGCGTACTCTGGCGTCGCCGCGATGCCACCACTGGACGGCCACCCGCTTTCCGACACCACCAGCGGCACGCTGGAGCCGCCGTGGTTGCCCATCGCCATGTAGAAGGCATCGACGGTCACGTCGAAGAGGTTCTGGTACCCGTAGGCGCCGTCCTGCACGACGGTGCCGGGAGCTGTGAAGAGCGCGTAGTTGATGTCCATGGCGTTCGGGTTGTAGGTGTAGCTGAAGTAGGGGTAGACGCTGGCCATGAGCGGCGCGCCGGTGCGCTCGAGAAACTTCAGGACGGGGCCCATGAATCCCTGCGCCTCGTCGGTGAACTCGGCGACGGAGGGTGGGCTGTACACGCCCAGGATGGACTGCGACACCGACGTTGTGACCTTGATGTGGTCCAGCCCGGCGGCGACCAGCGCGGAATGGATGTTCTCCATAGCCGGGGCAAGGTtctgcgccgcgccgccgtccACCTCGTTGCCGACGCATACGTAGCGGAAGGAGACGGACGGGTAGGCCTGGATATTGTTGCGGACCCAGGAAGCGGCTGCGGTGGGGCTGGCGGCGATGCTGGACAGCACGTCGTTGGGCGCGCCGACAACGACGCTGATGCCTGTGCCGCCCACGGCCTGGAGCGCCGCCTGGTCTGGCGCGTACAGCCGCATCGACGAGATGCCGTTGGAGCTGTACATGCCGATGACGGTGCTTGCCGGCGGTAGGTTGGTGCCGCTCATGCCGTAGGACACCCCGATGGACTCTGCGCCTGCACGTATGATACATACCTTCCGTTAATCCTCTAGTCACACTTAACTAATCACAGTAAAATCATGAATTATTCACCGTCCATGTTAAATCTCTACCAGCTTCTACCGTGAACTATGGAGAGAAGATGATGGAAAAAGGAAATGGTGCATAAAATAACAAGAGCGCCGAGCAGGGGTGGTAGGATATATGCGATGCATGTAGAAAGCCTTTTGACTTGTTGTAGGAAATCCACTAATTTTGTAACTCTAGATCGAAAGGTGCAAGTACAAATCTTGTTACATGAGTGGATATAAATGTGCATGTGTATGCATCGCCATGTGATAGAGATCAGAGATGGTATCTGATAGGTGATTAACATGGGTAGCATGCAGCTGTGTTCACAAGTATGGGAAATCTTTGGTGCAAAATAGCAAATAGTTGCAAACGTGCCAACAAGGAATGTCATCCGTCTGATCTATCGAAAGATTACGGTTGATCCCATCGTATCACCAGTGGAGAGGTTATGCATATGTAGTCTGTCAACTTTGGAAATGGACTAGGTAGGGGTATGCTTAGATGGTAGAGgggcagagggagagaggattctGGGAATGGGTTAATGCTTAATTTTAGTCCAATGTCCGCACTAGGACCGTTGGATAGTCCACGTATGATCGATATGGATCGCCAAAGCGGTTAGCTACCGCCGTGCCATGAGGCTaacggccggccggccagccTAGCTCTCCTCTCACGTGTGCTACAAATATCACTACTACACGCATGCATGTTTAACACAACGCTAATAACAACATAATTGATCCTACCCATCTATATGAAGGCTATACACCTGCTAAATTAAGCCATTTATTCAGCACATATCAAACTATGGTACTATATATGAATGTACGTATATATTCCAGCATATATCGATGATGTGTACTGCGGCTGACATGATTGATTAGAACAATTCATACTCCAGCAGCTAGCTAATGATATGCACCTGAGCTAACCCTGCGCATATACTAATTATTCTACTATATATCACCAAGTGAGTAAGTGATTTAGCAGCTAAGCTAGTGCTACAATTAAGATAAAGTGCATGCTAAAGATCGACGCTTAGCGATGCTTTATATATTACAGTATCATATAGATGAGGTAGCTAGCCAGCTATAGGAGTCAAACGATCGATCAAATCAATGGATTATTTGTACTTTTGAAGTGGCAGCTTGGACTGATGGACTCGATCGAGAGTCAACAATGGCGAAAAGCGAAGACGGAATTCATTAATTAAAGTGATTAGCCACGTACTGTGCGTGTGACTGATGCTAATTGCTACTAAGACCCTAGCTACCTTTGGTTTGCATTGCATGGATGCATGACGAAAGCGATCGAGGTTAACATGGCATTGAGAGAAATTAAAGATGGATATAAAGAGACTATCTAGTTATCTTTGCATGACATTGTTGATGAGAGAAAGGTGTGACTGTGTGTGCTTGTCTACTCCTATAACATAGTATATTATAAACAAGCTCACTCCATGGCTAACTAAACCTACCTAATCATTTTTgggaacgagagagagagagagagagagagagagtcacttTGAGGGATCGAGGCAAAGACCCCGAGGAGCAATGCCGTAGCTAACATGGAGGCTACACCTTGCCTTgccattctctctctcctctctaagCCGCCTTGTATTCAAGGCTACTATATATCTTCTGGCTTTATGCTAACACGTCGCTCCAAAACTCTCTGCTTGTTCCTTTGCTCCTTTGCTGAAACAAAGCACTGCCTGCAGCCCCGTTATATAGAGTTGAGTCCGATCCGTTTTTGGCCCAACGTCTCCAGCACCGACATTGATTTAGCCTCTTCCAATTGACGAGCCAGGGGCCGGCCTCATCACACGGTGTCCGGTATCCGTGTTGCAACGACATAGACATTTGGGGTGTCGGTGAGTAGGCACGTCTCCTATTTTTACATGTCGAACCGATCTAATCAAATATTTATTAGACATGTGTGATCTCAGATCGATTAGAGTTAAATGATACGTACCTATATTCAAAGTCAACTTAGTTTCCCAGCAAGTTTCTTTTACGTAACTACACATCTTTTAAGCCGGTAGTTTTCTCAACTTCAAAAGATGAAAAAGGGAAAGGGACATTAGATATTAATTCTTGAATTTCACCAGAGATTATGGTATATAGCTGCAGTAAAATTTGTCTGTGCGCGGTAGCATTGCAAatacatgcaaaaaaaaaacagaagttCTTATTAATTTTATGTTAACTCGAAATAATTCAGGAGATGATCTTATTGGATAGATGACCTTGAAATGGTCAATGGTAGTTAAACGCTAATTAACTTTACATGCCGACGTCAAGAGCGAGATCAATCGGTATATATAACTTTTGTTGGCAGATAGAACAGAATTGAAATAATATTTCTTTTGGTAAAGCATGGCCATCACATTCAGAAAGGGACAATTAATCGCATTCGATTGAAATGTCATAGCTCACCGCTAGCTTAAAGCAGACGATCGATATAACATAGACTCTGATAATAGAATAACCAAGATGTTTGTATGTATATATCCAAGATGGTGCACACAACAATTCCTTTCTGTTGGTTATGTTGCACCTATTGCTATGTGGATACCATGTCACCTTAATAAAGTAGCACATCTCTATCATACTTATGTGGACGCAATAACATACATCTTGTGCTGTCAGTAGGCAGCTACAGGCTAGCTGTTGATTGATCACGTTCGCTTGATGCAATTCTCTTCACGGTTTTGCTGGCCTCGCGAAGTGGTCAACTTCTTGGAGTGTGATTCTGCATTCTACAAATGTATCAGCTGTATGTTGTTTTTCGTGTCCGCAGTTTTTAGAGGTGGATGGCAACCCATTTTCACAAGCGTTTAGACATCCGTATCTGGTCAAAGACTTGTGAAAATGGACAATTTTTACATGCGCAAAATAGACTCCATATGGAAACCTATTATCAGAAACGGTTCACTTAAAAAACCTCTTGTGGtgatagattttcacaggcagttccttaaATAAATCGTTTCTAGTAATCGGTCCCTAAATCAACATTTTTTGacccaaaaaaatcaaaaaaaaattagcttgACCAAGCACCCTCCACAGCCATTActagtcacaagtcacaagatGTTTTACACAAAATACGTGCGTGTGTGGTACTCGAACCTAAGACCTCTTAACTTGTGAGATACATCATTACCATCACATCACAAAAGTACTAGTGATATTAATAGCATATACAATTATTTTGATCTCTTATGTCTGaaattttaaatgattatttagatatctaaattacctcaaatgaaaaatatttcaactacaaagttgtagatctcatcgagggctacaactttcatataaaatttatcctcatctgatttcgtatgaaaaagttattgattttttaagatgagctatCATTACTCGAGAtaattcacataaggaaccgtctctAAAACTGACCTTTTACATAGGCGGTTTATATAAGAAATCGCTTATGGTAATTATCACATTTTTAGAGATGGTTCACGCAAGAAATCGACTCTAGAAATGA includes:
- the LOC133928790 gene encoding lichenase-2-like encodes the protein MARQGVASMLATALLLGVFASIPQSAESIGVSYGMSGTNLPPASTVIGMYSSNGISSMRLYAPDQAALQAVGGTGISVVVGAPNDVLSSIAASPTAAASWVRNNIQAYPSVSFRYVCVGNEVDGGAAQNLAPAMENIHSALVAAGLDHIKVTTSVSQSILGVYSPPSVAEFTDEAQGFMGPVLKFLERTGAPLMASVYPYFSYTYNPNAMDINYALFTAPGTVVQDGAYGYQNLFDVTVDAFYMAMGNHGGSSVPLVVSESGWPSSGGIAATPEYASIYNQNLINHVGRGTPRHPGATETYLFSMFNENLKESGVEQNWGLFYPNMQHVYPISFN